One segment of Nothobranchius furzeri strain GRZ-AD chromosome 13, NfurGRZ-RIMD1, whole genome shotgun sequence DNA contains the following:
- the scn4ba gene encoding sodium channel, voltage-gated, type IV, beta a has protein sequence MASMDSTGSSVSGRLRSGDLLHAGLAVVLLLGVWCVDGLEVSTGKVSSIEAMNGSTVMLPCTYSSCIGIQNLYFNWKFNDNGTLVKLCEAEIPTEKVEPKVRVFHDRVEFIGSSKTNNISILLWNITFEDEGEYICFARNPKEKNRNHSAIYTLIVVNQLKEVDNTLTVIIVSALGGVIGFVIIIMVIKAVVVHVLRKDSEKTKECLVTSSGNDNTENGLSGAKADNKGTAKA, from the exons ATGGCGTCAATGGACAGCACCGGTTCAAGTGTCTCTGGGCGGCTGAGATCAGGGGATCTGCTCCATGCTGGACTGGCAGTTGTGTTGCTGCTTG GTGTATGGTGTGTAGATGGACTGGAGGTTTCAACAGGCAAAGTGTCATCCATTGAAGCAATGAATGGCTCCACAGTTATGCTTCCTTGCACATATTCCTCTTGTATTGGCATCCAAAACCTCTACTTCAACTGGAAATTCAATGACAATGGGACTCTTGTAAAG TTATGTGAAGCAGAGATTCCCACTGAGAAGGTGGAGCCCAAGGTTCGTGTTTTCCATGACCGTGTCGAGTTCATTGGCTCCTCAAAGACCAACAACATCTCCATCTTGTTGTGGAACATAACTTTTGAGGATGAAGGAGAGTACATCTGTTTTGCCAGAAATCCAAAAGAGAAGAATCGCAACCACAGTGCCATCTACACCCTTATAGTTGTCAACCAAC TGAAGGAGGTTGACAATACGCTGACTGTTATTATCGTCTCAGCCCTGGGTGGAGTCATTGGCTTCGTTATCATCATCATGGTTATAAAGGCAGTGGTTGTCCATGTCCTACGCAAGGATAGCGAGAAGAC GAAAGAGTGCCTGGTGACCTCCTCAGGGAATGACAACACAGAAAACGGACTTTCAGGAGCCAAAGCTGACAACAAAGGGACAGCAAAGGCTTAA